In the Apteryx mantelli isolate bAptMan1 chromosome 13, bAptMan1.hap1, whole genome shotgun sequence genome, one interval contains:
- the BCORL1 gene encoding BCL-6 corepressor-like protein 1, whose amino-acid sequence MISTAPLYSGVHNWTSAERIRMCGLNEERRAPLSDEESKTSSSQHLGSQEFCVSSSLSKVELTAVSGGGSNAQGLDADGKVEEKLGPKLEEQPPDPNPSPECVGKTVKEDDVLGPLASQGDGRGQEPAIPRATEQESTGADAAWTPADPHSDKQADVPAACSAAPESEPAAKEKSTPSTGAQGLGVLAEGTLSVVASSCNTSASTPATFTLNRVCFPTSQAPAMQKMPLSFQPGAVLSPSQPLVYIPPPSCGQPLSVATLPSTLGVSSTLTLPVLPSYIHERCLPGIIASPELRSYPCTFSVTRPLTSDAKVVSVEVNQLSCSSPSSGSGAQTAADGALPSTAGPSLSSSQPPLAASCGSSAPSSGTGTHTRAPGAPEPHVQGATTSLSPLKSPPQLEREMVPSPECSEMPLDLSSKSNRQKLPPPSQRKTPPMPILTPVHTSGKALLTTVLSKSQRATQSTGSSVTSCLGTTPPFVIFPEFLRNGEQGSWVKNTTLISTIPGTYVGVANPVPASLLLSKDSSVSFSRDPRHLPKQEPISIVDQGEPRNAGIPCGKKASQVSAEGQQDPAKRLLHGRVASGAPLCQSKDISTWNPGQGSVYPRCPVNGKPSNPQLLPLGWSPYHQTPLLSIGISTVGQLPPNQSSACKPSGAGELPTFPSMQPAESGTATQSTPEGLPRLPSLEREAASKSKNCRTLPKLYEEPANPGPLNAGPSLQASPLDVKGGKGKPENPQKSQECDEPEADSSKESNVQTEAPQGSCSLKQLDAKPKNQVLAAYLSHDLPTVGQQSLRTISEVPTAPTESQHKEGGCEGSQEQPAAEPPQCMRQVDLCRLKKERVECDMSFASAACPRAGAAAQAFTEVKLKAAGQIKQEGSARCKTKRQHDGDIKQAHKRLKCKAQDSEEPASKSGSQNMHGRKWRKHHDDLHEISQRESRAGLGSVKDHNSLRLKRKRRRPAKTEFPSPAHRADSHEEGYLEKKPKNNFRDFIPVVLSSRTRSQSGSIAGSSASLTGECDVTGQEILPLEEDQEEEEEEEEEEEEEEEETSLKCRKLRKSHRTSRYHSRRARDRSLSERSGCHLRRARELPWRVETPRQLWEPNEEEEDDSHIKRKKRRRQKSRKYQTGEYLTEREEEQVGYPHRRRKSKADFRYRKQKESGQGKGTELQLRSRLSPSPRKSQGRPDFRNGFFLEHSGSSAIQEELEKPSGKRKCKTKHLAGICDEGKVKGCWNQPKMRSLKKPQDLWPVCKSRRVSPGCSPELPVAQHIPPEARRLIVNKNAGETLLQRAARLGYKDVVLYCLQKKSSDVNHRDNAGYTALHEACARGWIDILHILLEHGANVNCSAQDGTRPVHDAVANDNLETMWLLLSYGADPTLATYSGQTAVKLATSEVMKRFLCDYLSDLQGRTDGDPRTAWDFYSSSVLEGKDGIGCDLLLNPPGSSDQEEDEQESDNFMFEFSDKPLLPSYNLQVSVSRGPCNWFLFSDVLKRLKLSSRIFQARFPHFEIATLPKAEFQRQVSLSQVLAQAEVPESPELAPGAAETVELVHYEPELLQLLGSAVEYEAWSS is encoded by the exons ATGATCTCTACAGCACCTCTCTATAGCGGGGTGCACAACTGGACCAGCGCAGAGCGGATTCGCATGTGTGGCCTCAACGAGGAGAG GAGAGCCCCACTTTCTGATGAGGAGTCTAAAACGAGCAGCTCCCAGCACTTGGGGTCTCAAGAGTTTTGCGTCAGCAGCAGCCTTTCCAAG GTGGAGCTCACAGCAGTCAGCGGTGGTGGCAGCAATGCCCAGGGGCTGGATGCAGATGGCAAGGTGGAGGAAAAGCTTGGTCCCAAACTGGAAGAGCAGCCACCTGATCCCAACCCAAGCCCAGAGTGTGTGGGAAAGACTGTGAAAGAAGATGATGTCCTGGGCCCTCTGGCAAGCCAGGGGGATGGCAGAGGGCAAGAGCCAGCAATCCCCAGAGCTACTGAGCAGGAGAGCACTGGTGCTGATGCTGCCTGGACACCTGCAGATCCTCACAGCGACAAGCAGGCTGATGTtcctgcagcctgctctgcagctccagagAGTGAGCCTGCTGCGAAGGAGAAAAGCACCccaagcactggagcacaagggcTGGGAGTGCTGGCAGAGGGGACATTATCCGTGGTTGCTTCCAGCTGCAACACATCGGCCTCCACCCCAGCTACTTTCACTTTGAATAGAGTGTGCTTTCCCACATCTCAGGCCCCTGCTATGCAAAAAATGCCCCTGTCCTTTCAGCCTGGGGCAGTTTTGAGCCCAAGCCAGCCACTAGTGTACATCCCTCCACCCAGCTGTGGGCAGCCGCTCAGTGTGGCTACACTTCCAAGTACCTTGGGGGTCTCCTCCACGCTCACCCTCCCTGTCCTGCCCTCCTATATACACGAGCGTTGCCTGCCAGGAATTATTGCTTCCCCAGAGCTGCGCTCCTACCCCTGCACCTTCTCTGTGACCAGACCTTTGACTTCAGATGCCAAAGTGGTGTCTGTGGAGGTGAATCAGCTCAGCTGCTCTTCACCTTCAAGCGGAAGTGGTGCCCAAACTGCTGCCGATGGTGCTCTCCCATCCACAGCTGGCCCTTCCCTCTCATCCAGCCAGCCTCCATTGGCAGCATCATGTGGAAGCAGTGCCCCTTCGTCGGGCACTGGTACACACACCAGAGCCCCAGGTGCTCCCGAGCCGCACGTGCAGGGGGCTACTACTTCACTTTCTCCTCTGAAGTCCCCTCCGCAGCTAGAGCGTGAGATGGTCCCCTCTCCAGAGTGCAGTGAGATGCCTCTTGATCTGTCCTCTAAGTCCAATCGCCAGAAACTGCCTCCACCCAGTCAACGCAAGACACCTCCTATGCCCATCCTCACACCCGTGCACACCAGCGGCAAAGCATTGCTCACCACAGTCCTGTCCAAGTCCCAGCGTGCAACCCAGAGCACGGGCAGCAGTGTCACCTCGTGCCTGGGCACCACCCCTCCCTTCGTCATCTTCCCCGAGTTCCTGCGTAACGGGGAGCAGGGCTCCTGGGTGAAGAACACCACACTCATCAGCACCATTCCAGGCACCTACGTCGGGGTGGCCAACCCAGTCCCCGCCTCGCTGCTGCTCAGCAAGGACTCCAGTGTGAGCTTCAGCAGGGACCCTCGCCACCTTCCCAAGCAGGAGCCTATTTCCATTGTTGATCAGGGAGAGCCTCGAAATGCTGGGATTCCCTGTGGGAAGAAAGCCAGCCAGGTCAGTGCAGAGGGACAGCAGGATCCTGCTAAGAGACTTCTTCATGGCAGAGTTGCTTCAGGAGCTCCTTTGTGTCAATccaaggacatctctacctggaATCCTGGCCAGGGAAGTGTTTACCCCCGTTGCCCGGTAAATGGAAAACCTTCCAATCCTCAGCTTCTGCCTCTCGGCTGGTCTCCTTATCATCAAACCCCTTTGCTTTCGATTGGCATCTCCACAGTGGGGCAGCTGCCACCAAACCAGAGCAGCGCCTGCAAGCCCTCTGGTGCAGGGGAGCTCCCGACATTCCCTAGCATGCAGCCTGCAGAGTCTGGCACAGCAACCCAAAGCACACCAGAGGGACTGCCCAGGCTCCCATCTCTGGAACGGGAAGCTGCCTCCAAGAGCAAGAACTGCCGGACCTTGCCCAAACTCTATGAGGAGCCTGCCAATCCAGGCCCACTGAATGCAGGTCCATCTCTTCAGGCCAGTCCTTTGGATgtgaaagggggaaaggggaagcCAGAAAACCCTCAGAAGAGTCAAGAGTGTGATGAACCAGAGGCTGACTCCAGTAAGGAGAGCAACGTACAGACTGAGGCTCCCCAGGGGAGCTGTAGCCTCAAACAGCTGGATGCAAAGCCTAAAAACCAAGTGTTAGCAGCCTATTTGTCGCATGATCTGCCCACAGTAGGGCAGCAGAGCCTGCGAACAATTTCGGAGGTGCCTACTGCACCCACAGAGAGTCAACACAAGGAGGGGGGCTGCGAAGGCTCCCAGGAGCAGCCAGCTGCAGAACCGCCCCAGTGCATGCGTCAGGTGGATCTATGCAGGCTCAAGAAGGAGCGAGTGGAGTGTGACATGTCATTTGCTTCTGCGGCCTGCCCGcgagctggggctgctgcccaggccttTACTGAGGTCAAGCTCAAGGCAGCAGGCCAAATCAAACAAGAGGGCAGTGCCCGCTGCAAGACCAAGCGGCAGCATGATGGGGATATCAAGCAGGCTCACAAGAGACTGAAATGCAAAGCCCAGGACAGCGAGGAGCCTGCAAGCAAATCAGGGAGCCAGAACATGCATGGCCGGAAG TGGCGAAAACACCATGATGATCTGCATGAAATTAGCCAGCGAGAAAGCCGAGCTGGCCTGGGATCAGTGAAAGATCACAACAGCCTCAGACTGAAGCGTAAGCGCAGGAGGCCGGCGAAGACAGAATTCCCATCGCCAGCACACCGGGCGGACAGCCATGAGGAAG GTTACCTTGAGAAGAAGCCCAAGAACAATTTCCGGGATTTCATTCCAGTGGTGCTGAGCAGCCGGACGCGTAGTCAATCAG GAAGCATTGCTGGCTCTTCTGCTAGCTTGACAGGAGAGTGCGATGTGACCGGTCAGGAGATTTTACCATTGGAAGaggatcaggaagaagaagaagaggaggaggaggaggaggaggaagaggaggaagagacgtCCTTGAAATGTCGCAAGCTGCGAAAATCCCACAGGACATCACGCTATCATAGTCGCAGGGCCAGGGACAGGTCCCTGTCAGAGAGGAGCGGCTGTCACTTGCGGAGGGCCCGGGAGCTGCCCTGGAGAGTGGAAACACCCAGGCAGCTGTGGGAGCccaatgaggaggaggaagatgacagccacatcaaaaggaagaaaaggagacgGCAGAAAAGTCGGAAATACCAGACAGGGGAATATTTGACCGAGCGAGAGGAGGAGCAAGTGGGCTACCCCCACAGGAGGCGAAAATCCAAAGCAG ATTTTAGGTACCGGAAGCAGAAGGAGTCTGGGCAGGGCAAAGGCACAGAGCTACAACTGAGAAGTAGGCTTTCCCCATCTCCCCGAAAGTCTCAAGGACGCCCAGACTTTCGAAATGGCTTTTTTCTGGAGCACTCGGGCAGCTCTGCCATCCAAGAAGAGCTGGAGAAACCATCAGGAAAACGCAAATGCAAAACCAAACACCTGGCAGGGATCTGTGATGAGGGGAAG GTGAAAGGATGCTGGAATCAGCCCAAAATGCGCTCTCTGAAGAAGCCTCAGGACTTGTGGCCAGTTTGTAAGTCCCGTCGGGTCAGCCCAGGGTGTTCCCCTGAGTTACCTGTGGCCCAGCACATTCCTCCTGAAGCTCGGCGGCTGATTGTGAACAAAAATGCTGGGGAGACCCTTCTGCAGCGAGCGGCCCGCCTGGGCTACAAG GACGTAGTACTCTATTGCCTGCAGAAAAAGAGTAGTGACGTGAACCACCGTGACAATGCTGGCTACACAGCTCTGCACGAAGCCTGCGCACGAGGCTGGATTGATATCCTGCACATTCTGCTGGAACATGGCGCCAACGTGAACTGCAGCGCACAGGATGGCACAAG GCCTGTCCACGATGCAGTGGCAAATGACAACCTGGAAACCATGTGGCTTCTACTCTCCTATGGTGCTGACCCCACTCTGGCCACGTACTCTGGACAGACAGCTGTGAAGCTTGCCACCAGTGAAGTGATGAAGCGCTTCCTTTGTG attACCTTTCGGATCTCCAGGGCCGTACAGACGGGGATCCTCGAACAGCATGGGACTTCTACAGCAGCTCTGTACTAG AGGGGAAGGATGGCATTGGATGTGATCTCCTGCTCAACCCTCCAGGAAGTTCAGACCAGGAGGAAGATGAGCAAGAATCAGACAACTTCATGTTTGAGTTCTCAGACAAGCCACTGCTTCCCAGCTATAACCTCCAAGTGTCAGTCTCTCGGGG GCCCTGCAACTGGTTCCTCTTCTCCGACGTTCTCAAGCGACTGAAGCTGTCCTCCCGCATATTCCAGGCCCGCTTCCCACACTTCGAGATTGCCACGCTGCCCAAGGCCGAGTTCCAGCGCCAGGTCTCCCTCAGCCAGGTGCTGGCCCAGGCCGAGGTGCCGGAGAGCCCCGAGCTTGCGCCGGGTGCTGCAGAGACAGTGGAGCTGGTGCACTACGAGCctgagctgctgcagctgctgggctcagcagtGGAGTACGAGGCCTGGAGCAGCTGA